The Macrobrachium rosenbergii isolate ZJJX-2024 chromosome 20, ASM4041242v1, whole genome shotgun sequence region gcttcggcgctacctctcagaggccgccggcatacgggagacgtttttgaaaatagggcttcggcttTAAAGGGTTAACTGAAGGtggaaaaacaagcaaattagttTCAAGGCCTGACATGTAGAATTGCAAACAATGACATACTGAAAAAGAAACTAACCACTATATCCAAGCTACTCTGTACTTAGAACTGGACAGATGGTAATACCAAAGTTACAGTACAGGACAGTGTACCATAAGCTgattaaattactgtaatttaccTTCAGGTTTGTGTCAAACAATACTTCCAAGAAATCCACTCTGACTCAACCTTTTCTGGtgtaaaatagaaattaataacttttctctaaaacatttatgtgaaaattttcataagaatgataaaaaagaaattatgcatGGTATACATCACAAAATGTAAGACAGGGATTAACTAAGTAGTATCATATGTACTGACACATAACCAGCAAACTTACATTAAGCCAAATGCATCAACGGCAGCAAAAGTAACAGCCAACTTGACGACGAACAACAAGAAAAAGTCCACAGCCTCAGCTACAAGTCTCTTCCACAATGGAGGTATGACATATTCCACTCCTGAAAATGTAAtcacaaaaatttacataaaacgaTGCAACTGCACTTTATATCTCTACATTAAACTAATGTAaaaatggatatactgtatactggACCTGCAACATCCATGGAGAATACATTACTTGACAAAACACATAAAGATAAAGGACAATATAGTCAGAACACACCTAAGAAACAGagtactatatactgtacattacaaaaatatatactgtacagcaatGAATCATTTAAGAACAGAATTGCACATCATTCTCATCTGACTTGTTTTTTGTCCTTATTTATTATATTGCACTTTTTCTGTGAATTTAAGTATTACATGTATGCTCACTTgtgtaaaataatacagtaatgtactaatatatctgtaaaatgacaaaagaaaatttaatatatgcaGTACAGTCGAATACAGTACTGGTAATCAAATACCTGTTGAAAGAAATACTGTAGTGGCAGCAAATgaacttttatcaaaataataattttctatttcactTCAAGCAAAAGAggaatttaaattcttttatttatacaaactcatttaCTATAATGCCTACATTTAAGGTCATCGAATTTCTTTATATGCACTCAAGtctttaataaagaaaacagcAGTAGCTTGGTAAGTGCATGTGCCTCTCGGATTCCAGTTGTATAGCATGGTACAGTAATCGGTTAATCATTTTGCGCATTCTGAGTACTTAGCTACTGGAACAATGGgttagtatgaaaaaaataaatttgactttaaaaaaaattaaaattatttcacaaCAAACCCACCATCTATATTTGCCAAAATAACTGTTTAAGCAGAATGAACTGGGGAGGggttactgtaaaagaaaagcaGCAAATGCACTTTTCTGCATTATTAGCTTCACATCcaataaaaagaagataatcCTGAAAATACTAACACCAAAAAAggccagagaaaataaaatgaacaacacaaaaactaaaaaattctttCACTGGTATAAATGATGTTATCTACCAGTTGAACAGTCTCCAATTACAGTACACCACCTGAACTTGTACAACTCAAAGAAAAACATTGCcattaaaaaggaatataatctAAAATGTACATTCTACTAATGATGATAATGGCATCTGAGCacaagaaaatatcaatgaaatatgAGCTCTAAAGTGGTGGAtcctaataaaatatggaaagtgaaaaGGCAATGATGACAGTATTCTATGTACACACAACTTTAATAACAAAAGGTAAAATGGGGCTTAGAGCCTCACCTAGTGTCTTACTCCTACTTCACTCATTTTAGCCACTATCCAGCAAAACCTTTGTCCAACGAAAGTAATAATTTAGGCATGGAGAATTATATAAAGGCTTGTAATTCATCTGAACACAAATCAATTGCATCGGGTTAACTACAGTTTAGCTCCAACACTGTTCTCAGCACAAATTAGCCCCATAACTAATTCCCTTCCCAAAATGCAAAACTCATCATTGTAATTATACCACGCTGTGGCAAAGGCTGTTGTTGAGTCTGAGCATCATTAGCCTGGTCAGCAGGAGGTTGAGCAGGAGTTTCAGTTTGTGGCCTGGGGTCCTGTTGTTGGGATGGAGTTGGTGACGCTGAAGTGCTTCCAATGTTACTTTGAACTGCAGCctgtaaaacacaaaaatgtaCTGATCCTAACTGATGCCATCTACATGGGACTGAAATCATTCACTTTATCCATAACTTTTTATAACTATGTTGTTGTACCATAAAGCCCcttgaataataatttatctttaataCTAAACACTGCATCATGATAGTGACTGAATATCTTCAGGAAGCTAGATGTTTGGTGACTTACAAATAAAGTGTTTCTGATTTTAAGTTTTGcttgaaatttttcaaataattgtaGTTTCACAATAAATTAAACTACAGCTTTACAAACAACCTTCTTTTTAATGTTGGCATTAAATGTGCAgtagtaataaaaaatgtaatctgTCAAGCACAGAAATACATACCAAATTTTTTCTACAAACCATTACTACGCCTATAATCAGCCTATTTTATGCATACAAAACCTCCCAAATACTTCAGTCCCTCCTAAAAATGAAATAGCAAGTTGCTGTTTGTCTGATCCAAGCTGCAAGAACAGTGAGGCTGGCCGGTAGGAAAACTAGTTTGTGTGGAAATAtggttttgtttataaaaaatatatttgtttcactACAAACTCATTATTGTGATAACATGGATCACACATTAGTTGGGAAACATAAGCAGCTGAAAACTCCGGGTTTAGTAACTGAAAACTGCAGGATCCACCTGAAGGCAATGCAAGACTGATCTACACATCAGAACTGTGTTGTTCATGACATATAGAGTTGTGCCTGCAACAGCAACTTGAATGCAAAAGGATCTCTGAATTTGTGAATGTAAACTCTGAGCTAGTATGTCCACCTCCCCACTTCAGGTCTTTCAAGGAGTTCCATGGGTTTGGAGCCCCAAGCAACCACAGGTTTCTCCTGGGAGGGAATAATGTACCAGAGGACACTGTCTCCTGAAGCAGAACCATCTGCCCCACTGCTATCACATGACCTAAACAGTATGAGTCTAATCACCTGTGTGTCTCTTCCCTGAGATAAAAGCACCTTCATATGTATCCCATGAAGGCTGTGTCAATAGGAAAGATTATGAATGTAGAAATGAAAAGAGGTCTGCTCTCGTGGGAAGAAATGTAAATTGTGTTATTTTGTCATCCATTTTActaatggctaaaaaaaaaaaaaccaatgtcaGAGAAGCATGTACTTTTAGATACTTGTTTCTTGATTCATCACCTGAAGAATTAGGTCTGTAAGTACTTCTCTGAGCTTCCTGGTTCACAAAGATACTGCAAAAATTGTTCTGGGTAAAGGAACCGCAGAGACGTAAAGGGCTCGGAGGTTTGGAACAAGCTGTCCATTTTCATGCTCTTTCGACAAGGTCTGCTGCAATGACAGACCTATCAATCTCCTGAGTTAACATGATCAACCACATAGCTGCAAATATGGTTGATGGTTATTTTTACACAAGCCTTGGAGCTGGACTTGCGGGTTATTCCGGGTAGCTCCTTACTGACTCCCTTCAGTACCCATGGATTCTCTAGATAGTAAATCAAAAGGGGCATCAGCTCCAGATATTCTTCAGCAATGGACAGCAGTGCAATGGTGCCATTTTTCTTGGTAGGCTTGAACCCATATGGAAactttccttttcaggtgatgtcttcctacagatgaggcccatctTGTTTATGTTCAAGACGTGCATGCACATTGTAAACACCAACACAACTCTGCTGCTTCAGGATCTTTGTGAATGGCTTGGCAGCTTTCTTATCAATACTCACATCTATTCTGGATACTTCAAGGAATCAAACATTAGCTCTTGTCTAAAACTCTGCTGTCAAAAAAGACTTGCAGTAAATGCCCTTGCAATATGGCACTCAAGTTTGATCCTTGAGAtaatcaaacaaagaaaaattctttgTCTTGATGACCCTATTTGCAATAATGACAACCTTCTCCTGAAGAACTGTTGACAGTTTGCACAGGATGAGCCCAAGTACCTTAACAATGTTATTTCCCTTTTGTCCTTCATTGCTACACCACACAATGTCAAGCTTGTCTTCAAATGTCAAGCTCTTGCACAGCTTCTTTAGGCTTGGAAGCTACCCCACACACAATTGCAATATGCTTAAGAGACATGTTTGTgactttcatatatttcaatacaaTCACATATTACACTTGTACATAATTCACTAGAAGATATACAACATATTCCAAAGTTGCTATGCTATGCTTAGTACCAGAAGAGACTGAGTACAGCAAGTCGGGTATCCTCACTGTGATCAACAAATGTGACCCATTGCTGTGCAAAGGTTATGAAAATGAAGTGTGTGATGATTCTGCATCACTCCTAGCACAAGAATACCACTGCCTTATAAAGACAAGTTTTTCAAAGGCATGATTGTGGTAGATCATCCAAGATTTCTGATCCCATCATTTAAacagataattatatttatggaGTGAATATTGCACAGGTGAAAATTTGTATAACAAATGACCATATATCTAAGTTcaactgtatacagtactgtatgctaTATCAAAACTTCAAACATACCCTATTTCATACCTACACTTAAGaaacaattccatcatttggctacAACATGAAAAATGGTCTAACATTCCTAACAATGTTTGATTTTATCAATGGTATTGaactgaaaagttaaaaatacgaatgataaatattacataaaagtaaaaaaaacttggCTTTTGTCTAGTCTTAACTATCTTGCACTAGCTTACCTGTGCTTGGACAGAGGCCAGAAAATAGGGAAAAGTTGCTGCAACACACTGCCACTGGTACAGTTGATTTAACCACACACGAAGTGCAGCTGCATACTCACCAGCTGTATGGTATTCACCTTCATACTGTTTTAAAGGTGGTGTTGGATAATGTTCtgaaatttgaaaggaaattattataaaagaacaCCTCCCTTTAATGATCCTTGTTTTTCACTTATGAAGTATACTGGTCAgtactaaatataaatattgtaaattcttACATTATCTTCAATAAAATCTTGAGTGCCCCACCCTCTTGAGTTTTTTGAGCATACGGTATGAAAATTAGATGACTCGAATAAATGATGAATGTGGTGAAGTCTGACTGATGGAACAAGGTTTCACTAATGTTATGATTGATGTAAAATTCTCAAAAGGAACTGCCTCTGTCCTCCATCTGAATCAACTGACATAAGACATTTAGGTAAAGTGCAGTAAATTTCATATATCAAGAAGCACCTCACTCTTAAAGAAATATATAGGGAGGTACATGTATAAGCTaaaaaattagtccaaagaaTGAAAAACTCATAAACCCTTGCTATGTGAAAATACTATTTTTGCAACTATCTTAATACACTACAGTACCTGGACTGGCAACAAATGGGTGCACAATCATTGCTAAAGCAAAAGTAGTAGCATCTTAATAAAACATCATTTGAGAACCTAAGATGCTACTCTCAGccaaattttagtaaaaaaatcaagttaaatatgACTTACTTTTTCTTGCTCCTGTGGAGGTTGAATCCTCATTACAATCTGCCATGTTTTAATGAATCTATATCTGGAATGTAAAAATACACTAGTGTAAAATTACAATTCACAATCATTGGAGCTAATAACCACTGGATGACCTGatccacataaaaatataaaagcaacaatgaacagcattttttagttttagcctttcttccaaaataaaaaataaccaaaaagattttgttttcaagataCATATTATAATCAGAATAAGTTTTTAGCTATACAGTATTAATACTCCAGGAACTCTCAGTTTTCAGTAACTGAATCTTGGCCTTGAAGTACTAAGTAAAAGAGTGACCTAATAAATTTCATGCTGTTTTGCTTATTATCTTGCAACTAATTTAAAGGGATATAGtgacttgtatgtatgtaagtatgtatgtatgtatgtatgtatgtatgtatgtatgtatgtatatgtatatgtatatgtatgtatgtatatatatatatatatatatatatatatatatatatatatatatatatatatatatatatacatttgtaatgtTGTGGATAACATGAAGATagttccatttgactttccagtCTCATAACTGTTAGAGATGCTATGGAGTTAATAGGGCAAAGGTCAAGGTAAAAGGATTAACAATTTTATGGACACCATATAAAGAGTATCATTTAACCCCTCAGTCTCATACTTGCTACACAGATGTCAGGTTGCCAAAGGAAGATGCTATTGATTTTCGATTCTAAAAATCACCGGTCAAGCTATAAGTCAGGAACAGTTTGATAATACTGTGGATGCCACATAAAGGGTAAAGTACTATTTATTCTATCTGTTTCATATTGCTGTGGAGATGTTATATGGTCAGAGAAAGAGGCCTACATGTGGGTCTCAGCAACTGCGCTCCACTCAAGTAAAGAtctgaggttattttaaccaatTAGAAGATAGCAAATAGGAACTTCATGTTTTGAACCAGTCTTCTTGACACTTTGACCACCTAAAAAATCTTTTGGCAATTTGGAATAGTAACACTTGTACCTGAAAGGTTTGTCATGTTAAGTTTTAAAGTATATGATAAGGACATGAGAGAAAATTTTCTCTAATTGTATAAAAAACCTTACCTCAGAAAGGGTGTTAAATGGTGAGGCATGTGTAAAGGatgtcttcataaaaaaatgaagtaagaaacATATGACCATGAGGGATCCTGAACCCTTCATTTCTTAAGTGTCAGAAATGTGGGGGTGGGGAGTTCAAGTGTCCTAAGTTTTGTAGGTTTGAGGACTTGGAAGGAGTGCAGGCTGTTAATGCATCCCAAGTGAGTTGAGGTTAGGCTATCCTGTAGACTACTCCTTTCAACAGGATTTAACCTCTCACATTTAGGGGGACCAGGGAGGCAGAGCACATCCTATGAAAGGTAGAATTGTACATTTTTGGTAAGGTTACGTAggattgtggggggggggaaggaaggcaGGTAGGATACTGTGCCCAGTTAGGTTAGGAGGTAGCCTCCTAACCTAACTGGATCATACTTAGGGTAAGTCTGGTGCATCTGAAAATGGCAAAAGccattactgtatattcatttagtattaagtactgtattccaatattttgttttacaattttt contains the following coding sequences:
- the LOC136849170 gene encoding protein FAM8A1; protein product: MADCNEDSTSTGARKKHYPTPPLKQYEGEYHTAGEYAAALRVWLNQLYQWQCVAATFPYFLASVQAQAAVQSNIGSTSASPTPSQQQDPRPQTETPAQPPADQANDAQTQQQPLPQRGVEYVIPPLWKRLVAEAVDFFLLFVVKLAVTFAAVDAFGLMSDAEKFDFENLTMDFVADYKMALEMTSEILVLELIHRIGTCVFEALCLHRGTGGTGGATPGKKLVGLRVVRCEWVAPTGAEQAVVYPASDLGLGRAILRSVVKNFSLTFLFPICFFLFSFQHNRTVYDIIAGSIVVEEQAVVRRRNGNDG